The sequence below is a genomic window from Ciceribacter thiooxidans.
GATCGCCTTCGGCCGGATCGTAGACATGCCAGCAGATCCCGCATTCCATGCGGTCGGCAGCGTCCATCGTCTCGCGCTTGCCGAAATTCTCGAAGCCGCTCATTTGAAATAAGCCTCCTCGATCTCCCTGAGGCGGCTTTCGGAATCGCGAAAATCCTCCTCCGCGGCGATCGCGACGGAAGGCGTCCCGCCGATTTCCAGCGTATCGAGGATGATCGTGTCCATGGCGTTGTAGAACTGCACCGACCATACATGGCGGACACCGGTCGCAAGAATCCGGCAGGTGCCGTAGCCACGGGACGTCAACTGCACCGGACCGGGGCCGAGCGTATCCTGCAGGAAGCCCATGTCGTCCGGGCTCATCGGCAACAGCGAGAAGGTGATCGTGTGAGACGGATCACCCTCGCCATAGGCCGCGACGCGCTCGCCGATTTCGTGCAGGACGGGCATGACGTTCATGGCGCCGGCCGGCGGCTCGCCGACGGCAAGGACCGTCGGCAGCGCGGACGGCGCTTCGCGGACGGCGGCCGGGATCGCGGCAACCTCGATGTAGTCGGCAAGGAGAACTCCGTCCGTACTCGTGAAGCGGATGCGCCAGACGCCGGCCATCACCGCTTCCTGGATCTGTGCAAGGACGCCGTTCCGCAACGCGACGACGCCAGCAACCTCACCCTCGCCTAAGGTCTGCGAGATGAGCTCGCGGTCGTCCTCGGGAAAATCGGTGATGTCGAAGAGCGTCCCCGGCTCGTCGGCCTTCTGGACCGCCAGCGCATCGGCGATCTTCGGCAACAGTTCCGCAGTCCTCCGGCAGCGGCGGATCATCTCCTCCGCACTCGCGGTCGCGAGATAGTTCAGCCTGCGGGTGGCCGTCGGCGGCTCCGCGTCGATCGGCATGACGGTCATTGCCGCATCCTCGCCCTCCGGGGCGACCCAAAACCCGGCCTTCATGCCCTTGCTCCCTTACCTGAATAGTTGATTTCCACCTTCGGCCCCGTGGATGGCTGCAGGCCCGGCGCGCCGGGCAACAGCCAGCGGCCGATCTCCTCGATATATTCCGACCAGTCGCGGATACACGGCAGCACGCCGAGTACCGCGTCGCCACGCGTGACCACGAGGCTCGGCATCATCACGACGTGGAAACGGGCCTTCAGCTTCTCTTCGGCATGACGGGCGACCACCCCACCCTTGAGCCGCCCCTGAAAACTCTGCAGGATCTCCGGCATCACCACCGCGACGTCGTTGCTCTCGCTGCGCTGCGCCGGATCACCGGTGAAAAACAACAGGCTATGCTCGGGCTCGGACGCCTCCTTCGCGAGGAAGGCGTCAATTGAGGTGTCATCTATGACGGGTAGTTTCATCCGCTCGCTCAAGGCGCGGACCAGAAATGACGGCATTCACTCCTCCCATACCGGCGTGACCGAAGGTCTCCGCCCTATACGGAGCAAAGCCCGTGCCAGTTGGCAGAAAAGTCACATTCCATTGAAATGAAAGCGATATTTCCAGTCCGGCATACACGGAAAATGACAATGGCGGAAACTTTCTTTCCGCCATTGTCATTTTACTTTCCATTTACCCGGCCTGAGGTCACCGCAGGTGTTCGGGCAATTCCGGTTCGCGCGAAATCAGGTCTTCGAAAAGCGCCTCGAAGGGACGCCCGCCGACCGCCTCCGAAAGGCCGGTGAGCGCGTTGTCGATCGCACTCGCCTCCTCCGCTCCGAGCGCCCGGATTGCCGAACCGAGATGGGTCAGCAGGTAGGTGCCGGGCTCCTGGGTACCGACAAGCATTAATGAGACGCGATACCGCTCACCGTGGCGCTCGCACAGCGCCTCGAATTCGCCTGCCTCGACGACCCGCATGGGAATTCCGATGCACATCCGCCTTCTCCGACACTGTGTTCCGCGACGCCGGAAAGCCCCCAGCCCCCGGTTGGAACATTTTTCGATCCGTCAGCCAGCCAGCAACGCTAGGCCCGCGACGGCAACGAGGCCGCCCGCTGCCCGCCGCAGCATCCCTTCGGCGTTACCGAAGCGCGCCATGCCGAGACCGAGGCCCACGGCATGCAGAAGACCGGTTGCGAGCACGAAGCCGGCAACATAGCTCCACTGGTTTGCCATGGCCGGCAATTCGACCCCATGGGCTTGGCCATGGAACAGGGCACAAGCGCCGACGAAGGCCGCGGCGAGCGGCGTCGGCACCCGGACATTCAGGAGGACGACAAGACCGATCGCAGCGACCGAGGCGGCAATCAGCGTCTCCACCATCGGCAAGGCAATGCCGGTGATGCCGAGGAGTCCGCCAGCGACCATCACGCCCATGAAGGAGAGCGGAACGAGGTATCGCGCCCGCCCGCCTAGGCTCGCGGCCCAGAGGCCGACGCCGATCATCGCCAGCATGTGGTCGAGCCCGGTGAAGGGATGCGAGAACCCGGCCTCGAGTCCGTGACTGTGAAGTCCGACGCCGGTGTGTGCCTCGGCGGTCGCGGGAAGCGCCGCCAGCACGAACAGCGCAAGTGTACGAAATCTCTTCATTGTCGTTCCCCTAGAGGTTGGCGCCGGCAGCGCGCGCGGTGCGCCGCTCGTAGCTGTCGAAATCGATGTCGTTTTCCAGGAGCGGCGGCACCGTCGCCCCCTCGGGACGCCGCGTCACCGCGACACCCCAGCGTCCGAGAATATCCGCCGCCAGTTCGACGGCTGCGGGTATCACCGCTGCGACCGGGCCGGTCAGCGGACCGCCCCAGTCTTCGAGGTCCACCGGCTGGCAGCCGATCAGCGCGAGCCGCTCGGGATACCGCCCCATCAGATCGGCGGCACTCAGCACCTCCTGAAAGCCGGTCTGGTGCAGGCTCATCTTCTTGGCGCCGGTGAATTTCGGCACCTCGTCGTCCTCCACCAGCTTCAGCGTCGCAGGTTCCAGGCCGTAGTCGATCGCGTCGAAGACGATCAGCCTGTCGTGCTCATTGACGAACTGGACGAGATAGAGCCCCTGCGTGCCGCCATCGAGCACGGTGACGTTCTCCGGCACCTCGAAGACCCTGTGAAAGGCCTCCACCGCCCGGACGCCGAAGCCCTCGTCCGCCCAAAGGATGTTGCCGATCCCGAGAACGAGGATCCTCGGCGTGGTCGTCGCGACCGCTTCCGCCATTCAGTCCTCCCTGTCCTTGAACATGCGCTCACCGGAAATCATCGAGGAGATGATGCTCTGGCGGCTCATGATGTCCTCGCGGACGGCCACGTAGATATGGACCATCACGAAGAGCAGGATCACCCACATGCCGAGATGGTGCCAGGTGTGCAGGTCCTGGCTGTTCGGGAAGATCGAGAACACCCAGCCGAACAGCGCATATTCCCAACTGTCACGCCCGGCCCCTTCGCTATAGAGGGCGAACCCGGTCACCACCATGAAGACGAGCGGCAGCGTAAAGGCGAGGAACATCGTGAACTGTGCCAGCGGATTGTGGCCGACATACTTCTTCGGCTTGGAGGTGAGGAAAGTGTACCACTTCACCTCATGCCACCATTCCTTCCAGTACTGCCCCTTCCAGAAGGGCACGTAGAAAATCTGCCGGGCGTGCACGTTTCCGACGAAAGCCCAGTAGATCCTGAGAAGCAGGAAGACCGCGAGCACCTGCCCGGCGGCGAAATGGGCAAAGCGGATGTAGCCCATCAGGAAGTCTGCACTCGCCTCCCCCGGCACAGCCGGGAGAGGTGAACCGATGAAATAACCCGTCAGCGCCAGCGTGAAGATCGCGAAAGCGTTGACCCAGTGCCAGATGCGGACCGGCGCCTCATAGACATAGACGCTCTGGCGCTCCACGGCGGCTTCGCCGTGGGAGTCTGAGGCGGTGAGGGATTCGTGCATGGTCATTGCCGGTCCTCCTCACCGCACCTGAACCTTTGCCATTTCCTGACCGTCCGGGCTCATCACATGCGTGGAGCATGCGAGGCACGGATCGAAGGAATGGATGGTTCTGAGGATTTCGAGCGGCTGGGCCGGATCGGACATCGGCGTGTCCATCAGTGAGGCTTCGAACGCACCGATATTGCCCTGCGGGTCGCGCGGGCTGCCGTTCCAGGTGGTCGGCACGACGCACTGGTAGTTCTCGATCTTGCCGTCCTTGATCTTGATCCAGTGGGCGAGTGCACCGCGCGGAGCCTCGGTGAAACCGACGCCCTTCACTTCCGAAGGCCAGGTTTCCGGCTTCCACTTGTCGACGAACGCCGTCGCGCTGTCCCCGTTCTTGATATTGGCGATCAGCTTGTTCTGGAAATGCCGCATCTGGTAGCCCGCCCACTGCGATTCCAGTGCGCGCGCCGCGGTCCGGCCGAGCGTCGAGAAGAGCGCCGAGGTCGGCAGGCCGAGATCCTTCAGAACCTTGTCGACCGGGTCTTTGAACTCCGCCTTGTTCTGGGCGTAGCCGACGATCCAGCGGGCGAGCGGGCCGACCTCCATAGCATTGCCGCGCCAGCGCGGGGCCTTGATCCACGAGTATTTGCCGGCCTCGTCGAGTTCCTCGATGTTGGTCTTGGTGCCCTTGGCGTTGGGGCCGAGCTCGTAATGCGGCTCGGTAACGCCATCCCAGGGGTGGAGTCCCTTGCTCTCGTCCGGATACTTGTACCAGGAGTGCGTGACATATTCCTGGATCTGCTCCGGATCGGCGTGATCGACCGGGAAGACTTCCGAAAGATTGCCGTTGATGATCGCACCGCGCGGCAGTTTCAGGCTCGCCTCGCTGTAATCGTTGGCATGTTCCGGCACGTCGCCGTAGGCGAGCACATTTTTGCCCGAAAGCCCGCCGCCATAGAGCCAGTCCTTGTAGAAGGAGCCGATCGCCATGATGTCGGGTATATAGACCTTGTCGTTGAACTCGATGAGCTGGTCGATGATCGAGGTGACGTAGTTCAGCCGCTCCATGTTGATCGCGCCCACGGCACCGGTGCCGTCGACATTGATCGGACACGGCACGCCGCCGACCAGCCAGTTCGGATGCGGGTTCTTGCCGCCGAAGATCGTATGGATCTTGACGATCTCCTTCTGGAAGTCGAGCGCCTCCAGGTAGTGGGCGACCGCCATGAGGTTCGCTTCCGGCGGCAGCTTGTAGGAAGCGTTGCCCCAATATCCGTTCTTGAACGGGCCGAGCTGGCCGGATTCGACGAACTTCTTGAGCCGCCCCTGGATGTCCTTGAAATAGCCGGGAGAAGAAAGCGCCCAGTCGGAGACGGACTGCGCAAGCGCCGATGTCGCCTTCGGATCGGCCGAGAGCGCCGAGACGACGTCGACCCAGTCGAGTGCGTGCAGGTGGTAGAAGTGCACGATGTGGTCGTGCACCTGCAGCGCCAGCTGCATCAAATTGCGGATCGAGTTGGCATTCTCCGGAATGCTGATGCCGAGCGCATTTTCCACCGCACGCACCGAGGTGAGTGCATGGGTGCCGGTGCACACGCCGCAGATCCGTTCGGTGAAGGCCCAGGCGTCGCGCGGATCGCGGTTCCTCAGGATCACCTCGATGCCGCGCCACATGGTGCCGGTCGAGACGGCGTTGCGGATGACGTTGTTTTCGTCGACGTTCACCTCGACACGCATGTGACCTTCGATGCGGGTGACCGGGTCGACCACGATGCGCTTTCCGGTATTGTCGAGCGTGAAGCCGTTTGGCGTCTGGATTGTCATGGATGGTACCCTCCCCTTATGCGTCGGTCTTTTCGCGGCTCTTGGCGGTGACCCGCTTGACCGCGGTGATGCCGGCATGGGCGACGATCGCCGCACCGACGACGCCGGCCGCCGTCCTGCCGATCTGGTCGGCATTGGCCTCGACGCCGAACTGGTTGATCGTGGTCAGGCGGTCGTAGAAGCTGCCTTTGTCCCAGAAGCCCTCTTCCGAACAGCCGATGCAGCCGTGGCCGGACTGGATCGGGAAGGAGACGCCGTTGTTCCAGCGGACCGTCGAGCAGGCATTGTAGGTCGTCGGGCCCTTGCAGCCCATCTTGTAGAGACAGTAGCCCTTGCGTGCGCCCTCGTCGTCCCATTCCTCGACGAACTGGCCGGCGTCGAAATGCGGACGGCGGTAGCACTTGTCGTGAATGCGCTGCGAGTAGAACATCTTCGGGCGGCCCTGCCGGTCGAGTTCCGGAAGCTTGCCGAACGTGGTGATGAAGGTGACGACGCCGGTCATGACTTCGGCAATCGGCGGACAGCCCGGAACCTTGATGATCGGCTTGTCCTTGATGACCTTGTCGATCGGGGTGGCCTGCGTCGGGTTCGGCTTGGCCGCCTGCACACAGCCCCAGGAGGCGCAGGCGCCCCAGGCGATGATCGCCATGGCGTCTTCCGCCATCCATTTCAGCTTTTCGACGAAGGGCTTGCCGCCGTCGATGCAGAACATGCCATCCTCGTTGAGC
It includes:
- a CDS encoding hydrogenase expression/formation protein encodes the protein MKAGFWVAPEGEDAAMTVMPIDAEPPTATRRLNYLATASAEEMIRRCRRTAELLPKIADALAVQKADEPGTLFDITDFPEDDRELISQTLGEGEVAGVVALRNGVLAQIQEAVMAGVWRIRFTSTDGVLLADYIEVAAIPAAVREAPSALPTVLAVGEPPAGAMNVMPVLHEIGERVAAYGEGDPSHTITFSLLPMSPDDMGFLQDTLGPGPVQLTSRGYGTCRILATGVRHVWSVQFYNAMDTIILDTLEIGGTPSVAIAAEEDFRDSESRLREIEEAYFK
- a CDS encoding hydrogenase accessory protein, producing the protein MPSFLVRALSERMKLPVIDDTSIDAFLAKEASEPEHSLLFFTGDPAQRSESNDVAVVMPEILQSFQGRLKGGVVARHAEEKLKARFHVVMMPSLVVTRGDAVLGVLPCIRDWSEYIEEIGRWLLPGAPGLQPSTGPKVEINYSGKGARA
- the hypC gene encoding HypC/HybG/HupF family hydrogenase formation chaperone; its protein translation is MCIGIPMRVVEAGEFEALCERHGERYRVSLMLVGTQEPGTYLLTHLGSAIRALGAEEASAIDNALTGLSEAVGGRPFEALFEDLISREPELPEHLR
- a CDS encoding HupE/UreJ family protein, yielding MKRFRTLALFVLAALPATAEAHTGVGLHSHGLEAGFSHPFTGLDHMLAMIGVGLWAASLGGRARYLVPLSFMGVMVAGGLLGITGIALPMVETLIAASVAAIGLVVLLNVRVPTPLAAAFVGACALFHGQAHGVELPAMANQWSYVAGFVLATGLLHAVGLGLGMARFGNAEGMLRRAAGGLVAVAGLALLAG
- a CDS encoding HyaD/HybD family hydrogenase maturation endopeptidase, giving the protein MAEAVATTTPRILVLGIGNILWADEGFGVRAVEAFHRVFEVPENVTVLDGGTQGLYLVQFVNEHDRLIVFDAIDYGLEPATLKLVEDDEVPKFTGAKKMSLHQTGFQEVLSAADLMGRYPERLALIGCQPVDLEDWGGPLTGPVAAVIPAAVELAADILGRWGVAVTRRPEGATVPPLLENDIDFDSYERRTARAAGANL
- the cybH gene encoding Ni/Fe-hydrogenase, b-type cytochrome subunit, with the protein product MTMHESLTASDSHGEAAVERQSVYVYEAPVRIWHWVNAFAIFTLALTGYFIGSPLPAVPGEASADFLMGYIRFAHFAAGQVLAVFLLLRIYWAFVGNVHARQIFYVPFWKGQYWKEWWHEVKWYTFLTSKPKKYVGHNPLAQFTMFLAFTLPLVFMVVTGFALYSEGAGRDSWEYALFGWVFSIFPNSQDLHTWHHLGMWVILLFVMVHIYVAVREDIMSRQSIISSMISGERMFKDRED
- a CDS encoding nickel-dependent hydrogenase large subunit, with product MTIQTPNGFTLDNTGKRIVVDPVTRIEGHMRVEVNVDENNVIRNAVSTGTMWRGIEVILRNRDPRDAWAFTERICGVCTGTHALTSVRAVENALGISIPENANSIRNLMQLALQVHDHIVHFYHLHALDWVDVVSALSADPKATSALAQSVSDWALSSPGYFKDIQGRLKKFVESGQLGPFKNGYWGNASYKLPPEANLMAVAHYLEALDFQKEIVKIHTIFGGKNPHPNWLVGGVPCPINVDGTGAVGAINMERLNYVTSIIDQLIEFNDKVYIPDIMAIGSFYKDWLYGGGLSGKNVLAYGDVPEHANDYSEASLKLPRGAIINGNLSEVFPVDHADPEQIQEYVTHSWYKYPDESKGLHPWDGVTEPHYELGPNAKGTKTNIEELDEAGKYSWIKAPRWRGNAMEVGPLARWIVGYAQNKAEFKDPVDKVLKDLGLPTSALFSTLGRTAARALESQWAGYQMRHFQNKLIANIKNGDSATAFVDKWKPETWPSEVKGVGFTEAPRGALAHWIKIKDGKIENYQCVVPTTWNGSPRDPQGNIGAFEASLMDTPMSDPAQPLEILRTIHSFDPCLACSTHVMSPDGQEMAKVQVR
- a CDS encoding hydrogenase small subunit; its protein translation is MAATETFYDVIRRQGITRRSFTKFCSLTAASLGFGPSGARAMEEALETKERVPVIWMHGLECTCCSESFIRSAHPLVKDVVLSMISLDYDDTIMAAAGHQAEAILEETKQKYKGKYILAVEGNPPLNEDGMFCIDGGKPFVEKLKWMAEDAMAIIAWGACASWGCVQAAKPNPTQATPIDKVIKDKPIIKVPGCPPIAEVMTGVVTFITTFGKLPELDRQGRPKMFYSQRIHDKCYRRPHFDAGQFVEEWDDEGARKGYCLYKMGCKGPTTYNACSTVRWNNGVSFPIQSGHGCIGCSEEGFWDKGSFYDRLTTINQFGVEANADQIGRTAAGVVGAAIVAHAGITAVKRVTAKSREKTDA